Proteins encoded together in one Calditrichota bacterium window:
- a CDS encoding T9SS type A sorting domain-containing protein produces the protein MRKRIPNVCRFIGRLGFVLVVLGTAYSTVVAGPTKTSVSSGSYWIENTGQWEGDFQFKCEVGPAVYYVTPKGMTVDFREYHRYPKARSQNDPLDSFGRDSERDSVTVSGHVVQIHYVGAESKLATGDGLLSHYSNYFFGRDSTNWRSRVSHYQTVVAEEVWPGIDVEYRVDKQGIETIYHVQPGADPTQIQIDYLGLDAPLGIDSQGNLVLTTSFGKVKELAPYAYQMEGRTQKRIESTYRIIDTDRVAFEFEVFDVSKEMVIDPLLYGTYLGGGNVDECHVVCPAPNGGAYVAGGTRALSGFPTTPGAYDESGQFDGEREFVCWFGPNGEFIASTLYGVAQTQSQPHTRGGAWAMVYDSVRAGLWIGGYARDNNWPLTPDAYDTVVDEIGDGFIMRFDDSLTDLQYCSFLGGNSTDLVTTLDIGRDGNLCAAGETYSSDFPVTPDAIFTTHREYDCFVWVYDFTSREVVFSTYFGGSRSEINTRSIQVDQEGVMWFVSRTQSDDLPVTEDAFQQTIGDSVPGIDDVLIAGISLGPPTIVYCSYLGGSGGEEPFTLSVVDSDLYVAGRTNSVDFPVSPDAYDTTGPEEVAPNYWDAFVSRLNWRTSEYVGTFFGGSGGDLYVQNTNWVHDTTLTLLGFTDSDNLPVTPDAYQSWLRFSDGFVTKLSTDLCRLNYCSYLGGSGIDGYEFAYVVNADSLWTVGATQSNSFPTTPDGLQRNRVGLTDGFVQYFAIDTTADTTSSAHNVPIPSDFTLAAFPNPFNSTTTLAFYLPKASEVKIVVHDVLGREVIRNHLGRLNVGQHEYHLDGSNWASGIYFVTLDRNSIRTSVKLALVN, from the coding sequence ATGAGAAAGCGAATTCCAAACGTCTGCCGATTCATCGGGCGATTGGGGTTCGTTTTGGTCGTTTTGGGGACTGCTTACTCAACAGTAGTTGCAGGTCCCACCAAAACCAGTGTGTCCAGCGGCAGCTACTGGATTGAGAACACCGGTCAATGGGAAGGCGATTTTCAGTTCAAGTGCGAAGTAGGGCCAGCAGTTTATTACGTCACACCCAAAGGGATGACGGTGGACTTTCGAGAGTACCATCGGTATCCGAAAGCTCGGAGTCAGAATGATCCGCTGGATAGCTTTGGCCGGGACAGCGAACGGGATTCAGTCACAGTTAGTGGGCATGTTGTGCAGATTCACTATGTGGGTGCTGAGTCGAAACTGGCAACTGGTGATGGACTGCTGTCACACTATTCCAACTACTTCTTCGGTAGAGATTCCACGAACTGGCGCAGCCGAGTCTCCCACTATCAAACCGTAGTCGCCGAAGAAGTCTGGCCCGGCATCGACGTTGAATACCGCGTAGATAAGCAAGGCATTGAAACCATCTACCACGTCCAACCCGGTGCCGACCCCACCCAAATCCAAATAGACTACCTCGGTCTCGATGCTCCGCTAGGAATTGATTCTCAAGGCAATCTCGTCCTAACCACATCCTTTGGCAAAGTCAAAGAGCTAGCTCCTTATGCCTATCAGATGGAAGGACGAACCCAAAAGCGCATCGAATCAACCTATCGCATTATAGACACTGATCGCGTTGCGTTTGAGTTTGAGGTATTCGATGTGAGCAAAGAAATGGTGATTGATCCGCTGCTCTATGGAACATATTTGGGTGGTGGCAACGTAGACGAGTGCCATGTGGTTTGTCCTGCTCCGAATGGTGGAGCCTATGTGGCTGGTGGGACTCGTGCTCTGTCGGGATTCCCAACAACACCAGGTGCCTACGATGAATCTGGACAGTTTGACGGCGAAAGAGAGTTTGTTTGCTGGTTTGGTCCGAATGGGGAGTTTATCGCGTCCACGTTATATGGTGTGGCACAGACACAGAGCCAACCGCATACAAGAGGCGGGGCATGGGCAATGGTGTACGATTCTGTAAGAGCCGGGCTATGGATTGGAGGATACGCACGGGACAATAATTGGCCGCTTACACCAGATGCATATGATACTGTGGTCGACGAGATCGGAGACGGTTTCATCATGAGATTTGATGACTCGCTAACTGACTTGCAGTACTGCTCCTTCCTTGGAGGAAACAGTACTGACTTAGTTACAACTTTGGATATTGGAAGGGATGGGAACCTATGTGCGGCAGGAGAGACATATTCATCTGATTTTCCAGTCACACCTGACGCGATTTTCACGACACATCGAGAATACGATTGCTTTGTCTGGGTATATGATTTTACCAGCCGCGAGGTTGTATTCTCAACCTATTTCGGGGGAAGCCGGAGCGAGATAAACACCCGTTCAATCCAAGTTGATCAAGAGGGGGTTATGTGGTTTGTTTCCAGAACGCAGAGCGATGACCTTCCTGTGACGGAGGATGCTTTTCAACAGACTATCGGGGATTCAGTGCCCGGAATTGACGATGTTTTGATTGCGGGGATTTCACTCGGTCCGCCCACGATTGTCTATTGCAGTTACCTCGGGGGAAGTGGGGGCGAAGAACCATTTACGCTTTCTGTCGTAGATTCTGATTTGTATGTAGCTGGGCGAACGAATTCGGTTGACTTTCCGGTTTCGCCAGACGCGTATGATACGACAGGACCGGAAGAAGTCGCTCCCAACTATTGGGACGCATTTGTCTCGCGCCTGAATTGGCGGACGAGTGAATATGTGGGGACGTTTTTTGGGGGAAGTGGAGGCGATCTGTATGTGCAGAATACAAATTGGGTGCACGACACGACACTTACCTTGCTGGGCTTCACAGACAGTGACAATCTGCCTGTGACGCCAGATGCGTATCAAAGCTGGCTGCGATTTTCTGACGGGTTTGTCACAAAGCTCTCTACGGATCTTTGCCGTTTGAACTACTGCTCGTATCTGGGAGGATCAGGAATTGACGGATATGAATTTGCTTATGTCGTGAACGCCGATAGTCTATGGACGGTTGGGGCAACGCAGTCCAATAGTTTCCCCACGACCCCTGATGGGCTCCAACGCAACCGTGTTGGTCTGACGGACGGTTTTGTGCAGTACTTTGCAATCGACACAACAGCCGACACAACCAGTTCTGCACACAACGTACCTATTCCCTCCGACTTCACTCTTGCCGCTTTTCCGAACCCCTTTAATTCTACAACAACCCTTGCATTCTACCTGCCCAAAGCATCTGAAGTCAAGATAGTCGTACACGATGTATTAGGTCGTGAAGTCATAAGGAATCACCTTGGTCGACTAAACGTCGGCCAGCATGAATATCACCTCGACGGCTCGAACTGGGCCTCGGGGATTTACTTTGTTACTCTGGATAGGAATTCAATTCGGACAAGCGTCAAGCTTGCACTTGTCAATTAG